TAACTTCTCTCTTAAACTTTTCTTTTTCAAATATCGGATTATACATATTTTCCCCTTTACTTCTTCTGAACACCTAATGTTACCTCTTCTCCGTTAATCTTCCAGTCTTTTACAAAGCCTGCCGGGGTTGTCTTCGTCATTTTAACGGTGAGTGTCTCCTCTGCAATGATCTTCGCATTCTCGGCAAATACCTTTTCTGCCTTTTCTGTTCCTTCATACGTTACTTCAATTTTATCCATCACTTCAAAATCAGCTTCCTTGCGCATCGTCTGAATCTTACTGATAATCTCGCGGACAAATCCTTCCTCCAGCAGTTCATCTGAAAGGTTTGTATCCAGTACAACGGTAATGCCATTGTCATTTTCTGACACATATCCTTCTGTCTGGGCAGTCTCGATTAACAGATCCTCCCGGAATAACGTGACCTCCTGTCCGTTGATGTCAAGCTTCAGGGCATCGGATGCGTTCAGCTCATCCATGGCCGCGTTTCCGTCCAGAGACTCAAGCGCTGCTTTAATGCCTCCTAACAGTTTACCATATTTTGGTCCGACTGTCTTTAGCTGAGGTTTAAAACTGTAAGAAGTAAAGTCTCGTACCTCTTGTGTAAATGTCATAGTTTTTACATTCAGCTCATCTGTCACAATGTCCTGATAGAACACAGGGAGCTCAAAATCAGCCTTCACATACATCTGTCCGATCGGCTGCCGGTTTTTGATATTGGCTGTATTACGGCATGCGCGCCCCATAACGACGAGCTTCAGCACCTTCTCCATGTTGGACTCAAGTTCTGTGTCAATGCAGCTTTCATCTACAAGAGGGAAATCACACAAGTGTATACTCTCCGGTGCGTCCTTGTCTATACTTCTCACGAGATTCTGGTAGATATCTTCTGCCATGAACGGAATCATCGGCGCCGCTGCCTTGCAGACTGTGACAAGCGCTGTATAAAGTGTCATATAAGCATTGATCTTATCCTGTTCCATGCCTTTTGCCCAGAAACGTTCACGGCTTCTTCTCACATACCAGTTGCTCATGTCGTCCACAAAATCCTGAAGCGCTCTTGCTGCCTCCGGTATGCGGTAATTCTCCAGGTCATTGTCTACTTCCTTCACAAGTGTATTCATCTTGGAAAGCAGCCATTTGTCCATGACAGACAATTTGTCGTATTCCAGCGCATATTTTGTCGCATCGAATTCATCGATATTCGCATACAGTACAAAGAAGGCATACGTATTCCAGAGCGTGCCCATAAACTTACGCTGTCCCTCTGTCACTGCCTTGCCGTGGAAACGGTTTGGAAGCCATGGGGCACTGTTCACATAGAAGTACCAGCGGATCGCATCCGCGCCGTATTTTTCAAGTGCGTCAAACGGATCTACTGCATTTCCCTTGGACTTGCTCATCTTCTGGCCGTTCTCGTCCTGCACGTGGCCGAGTACGATGACATTCTTATACGGAGCTTTATTAAATATGAGCGTAGAGATAGCCAGCAGAGAATAGAACCATCCTCTCGTCTGGTCAACAGCCTCAGAAATAAAGTCCGCCGGAAACTGCTTTTCAAAAAGCTCTTTATTTTCAAACGGATAGTGGTGCTGTGCAAACGGCATGGCGCCGGAATCAAACCAGCAGTCGATAACTTCCGGCACACGGTGCATCTCTTTGCCGCACTCTGGACATTTTACCGTAACTTCATCTATATACGGACGGTGGAGCTCAATATCGTCCGGGCAGTTGTCAGACATGGACTTCAGCTCCTCAATACTGCCGACAGAATGCTGGTGTCCGCATTCACATTCCCATATATTCAGCGGTGTTCCCCAGTAACGGTTGCGGCTGATGCCCCAGTCCTGCACATTTTCCAGCCAGTCACCGAAACGGCCCTTGCCGATGCTCTCCGGAATCCAGTTGATCGTGTTGTTATTTGCGATCAGGTCATCCTTTACCGCTGTCATATTGATGAACCATGATTCACGCGCATAGTAGATGAGAGGTGTGTCACATCTCCAGCAGTGGGGATAGCTGTGCTCAAACTTCGGAGCCTCAAACAA
This is a stretch of genomic DNA from [Clostridium] hylemonae DSM 15053. It encodes these proteins:
- the ileS gene encoding isoleucine--tRNA ligase, which gives rise to MYKKVSTDLNFVEREKATEKFWEENNIFEKSMKEKDGNDIYMFYDGPPTANGKPHIGHVLTRVIKDMIPRYRTMKGYEVPRKAGWDTHGLPVELEVEKLLGLDGKEQIEEYGLEPFIDKCKESVWKYKGMWEDFSNTVGFWADMDNPYVTYHNDYIESEWWALKQIWDKGLLYKGFKIVPYCPRCGTPLSAQEVAQGYKDVKERSAIVRFKVKDEDAYILAWTTTPWTLPSNIGLCVNPAEDYVKVKAADGYVYYMAEALLDKVLGRLAEEGESAYEVLERYKGEDLEYKEYEPLFSCAAECAKKQKKKAFFVTCDSYVTLTDGTGVVHIAPAFGEDDAKVGRKYDMPFVQLVDEKGNMGESTPYAGVFVKKADPLVLKDLEEQGLLFEAPKFEHSYPHCWRCDTPLIYYARESWFINMTAVKDDLIANNNTINWIPESIGKGRFGDWLENVQDWGISRNRYWGTPLNIWECECGHQHSVGSIEELKSMSDNCPDDIELHRPYIDEVTVKCPECGKEMHRVPEVIDCWFDSGAMPFAQHHYPFENKELFEKQFPADFISEAVDQTRGWFYSLLAISTLIFNKAPYKNVIVLGHVQDENGQKMSKSKGNAVDPFDALEKYGADAIRWYFYVNSAPWLPNRFHGKAVTEGQRKFMGTLWNTYAFFVLYANIDEFDATKYALEYDKLSVMDKWLLSKMNTLVKEVDNDLENYRIPEAARALQDFVDDMSNWYVRRSRERFWAKGMEQDKINAYMTLYTALVTVCKAAAPMIPFMAEDIYQNLVRSIDKDAPESIHLCDFPLVDESCIDTELESNMEKVLKLVVMGRACRNTANIKNRQPIGQMYVKADFELPVFYQDIVTDELNVKTMTFTQEVRDFTSYSFKPQLKTVGPKYGKLLGGIKAALESLDGNAAMDELNASDALKLDINGQEVTLFREDLLIETAQTEGYVSENDNGITVVLDTNLSDELLEEGFVREIISKIQTMRKEADFEVMDKIEVTYEGTEKAEKVFAENAKIIAEETLTVKMTKTTPAGFVKDWKINGEEVTLGVQKK